The proteins below are encoded in one region of Paenibacillus albus:
- a CDS encoding GNAT family N-acetyltransferase, with product MNIEVDLVPYEDKTVLYHLVQLYRYDSSEFDGHVLNNHGLYLYKYFDHQWTAEYRRPLLIKVEGEIAGFVLVSLDVPKEYLKLSTAEKTNVISEFFIMRKFRRRGIGRYVAQMIFERFSGTWEVRQTAGNQPAYMFWKRVISEHKPNNSYQEMFLNNESWNGPVFVFDSNKGFVHDTI from the coding sequence ATGAATATTGAAGTCGATTTAGTTCCATATGAAGATAAAACAGTTCTCTATCATCTTGTTCAACTCTATCGTTATGACAGCAGTGAATTCGACGGACACGTACTAAACAATCACGGGTTGTACTTGTACAAATACTTCGATCATCAGTGGACTGCTGAATACCGACGTCCGCTTCTAATCAAGGTGGAAGGTGAGATAGCAGGTTTTGTCCTAGTAAGCTTGGATGTACCCAAGGAGTATTTGAAATTGAGTACTGCAGAGAAAACAAACGTAATCAGTGAATTTTTTATAATGAGGAAATTCCGTCGCCGAGGAATTGGCAGATATGTAGCTCAAATGATCTTCGAGCGATTCAGCGGTACTTGGGAAGTAAGGCAGACAGCTGGTAACCAGCCTGCTTATATGTTCTGGAAGCGTGTCATTTCCGAGCATAAACCAAACAATAGCTATCAAGAGATGTTTCTAAATAATGAGAGTTGGAATGGGCCTGTTTTTGTGTTTGATTCAAACAAAGGATTCGTACATGATACGATATAG
- a CDS encoding serine hydrolase family protein, translating into MRADHLTDRTRGDYNWSHHTGYGYGLGVRTHISKAGSGSMSPLGEFGWSGVAGTFAIIDPESQLTVMYAQHLVNSQEPYVHPRLKNIIYSCLS; encoded by the coding sequence ATGAGGGCCGACCATCTGACCGATCGTACTCGGGGTGACTACAACTGGTCGCATCACACCGGTTACGGTTATGGGCTTGGCGTAAGAACCCATATTTCCAAAGCAGGCAGCGGATCCATGTCTCCGCTTGGCGAATTCGGCTGGAGTGGCGTGGCAGGCACCTTCGCAATCATCGATCCCGAGTCGCAATTGACCGTCATGTATGCGCAGCATTTGGTGAATAGTCAGGAGCCTTACGTGCATCCTCGATTAAAAAATATCATTTACTCCTGCCTGTCTTAA
- a CDS encoding prolyl oligopeptidase family serine peptidase, translated as MGSIYYQITEVTDYGPFVTKLVLPMKVNVTAEAVKASCFSVYVERKDTQGEVLLLPKSWFERDVKIASKGYCAVKEAYPSCLDGVRSAEGEFVTLELKCEPNGLTSTIAAASGMLNEFVISDFKVTQIAEIAANGQLLSGLEFNMYAGNTMKQTEGFLQGISSYVEEPLKYGYYVPQTGNGKRPLIIWLHGGGEGGQDPAIAYAGNKVVNLASDTIQSKFGGAFVLVPQSPTFWMNDGIEVLGRSGKTIYVSALKALIDEFIASNDSSIDTNRIYIGGCSNGGFMTMRMLIDYPDFFAGAYPICEALFDETISDENIKSIKHIPIWFTHAKDDNIVNPEETAVPTYNRLIEAGAKHVHFSYFDQVVDLHELFAGEEGKPYVYHGHFSWIYALNDDCRLDYNGKPVMEDGKEVTLMTWLAKQSL; from the coding sequence ATGGGAAGTATTTACTATCAGATCACGGAGGTAACAGACTACGGTCCATTCGTGACTAAGCTTGTGCTGCCTATGAAAGTGAACGTAACCGCAGAAGCGGTGAAGGCGAGCTGTTTCAGTGTCTATGTAGAGCGGAAAGATACGCAGGGAGAAGTATTGCTTCTGCCGAAGAGCTGGTTCGAGAGGGATGTGAAGATCGCGAGCAAAGGCTACTGTGCGGTGAAAGAGGCTTATCCTTCTTGTCTGGATGGCGTGCGCAGCGCAGAGGGAGAGTTTGTCACGCTGGAGCTGAAATGCGAGCCGAATGGATTGACATCTACGATAGCTGCAGCTAGCGGAATGCTGAACGAGTTTGTCATCAGCGATTTCAAGGTTACGCAAATTGCGGAGATCGCTGCCAATGGGCAGCTATTAAGCGGACTCGAGTTTAACATGTACGCTGGCAATACGATGAAACAGACGGAAGGTTTTCTTCAAGGGATCTCATCTTATGTCGAAGAACCGTTAAAGTACGGCTATTACGTACCGCAGACCGGGAACGGTAAGCGCCCCTTGATCATATGGCTGCATGGTGGCGGAGAAGGCGGTCAAGATCCGGCTATCGCTTATGCAGGTAACAAGGTTGTTAACTTGGCAAGCGATACGATTCAGTCCAAGTTTGGCGGAGCTTTCGTGCTCGTACCGCAATCGCCGACATTCTGGATGAATGATGGGATTGAAGTTCTTGGCAGGTCAGGAAAAACGATCTACGTCAGCGCATTAAAAGCGCTGATCGATGAGTTCATCGCCAGCAATGATTCGTCGATTGACACCAACCGCATCTACATCGGCGGCTGTTCCAATGGCGGATTTATGACCATGCGGATGCTCATCGATTATCCGGATTTCTTCGCAGGTGCTTATCCGATATGCGAAGCGCTGTTCGATGAAACCATCAGTGACGAAAATATTAAATCAATAAAACATATCCCGATATGGTTTACTCATGCCAAAGATGATAACATCGTGAATCCGGAAGAAACGGCAGTTCCGACCTATAACCGTTTGATAGAGGCAGGTGCAAAGCACGTACACTTCTCTTATTTCGACCAAGTGGTTGATTTGCACGAATTGTTCGCAGGCGAAGAAGGTAAACCATACGTCTATCATGGTCACTTCTCTTGGATCTATGCCTTGAACGACGACTGTCGCCTGGATTATAACGGTAAGCCGGTGATGGAGGATGGCAAGGAAGTCACACTCATGACGTGGTTGGCCAAGCAGAGCTTGTAA
- a CDS encoding carbohydrate-binding protein, translating to MTSTIRITKLIVLPIALALSIAPLMPSGIPHAHAFEAADAQTAIESYNAAFWDANAKYFWKTSNHDGYMDFWVEAELWELVMDAYQKATDPALKAQLRTQIDDVFDGAVSKYGQDWKNNTFNDDIMWWAMGSARAYQITNDPKYLERAEYYFNYVYDTQWDDEFAGGGIWWKSDDRTTKNACINFPAAEAAVFLYNATHNDRYKDAAEKIYRWGKTMLTDGKGKVFDRIETQNGSIPDATHYNQGTFIGAATGLYQVTGDNVYLDDAIAAAKFTKEKLVDENKLLRYEGPNGDLKGGKTILVRNLGYLQQAVNAREESTYKSFADSYNEWLAFNTDMAWSHRNNTNLVDGNWAGQQLSGTFEAWSSAAAVEALTVLKPHNNVLVYTRKDPYNKIEAENFNIVNGPGMEGSIEGSLQLGGIKDGYYAAYKNVDFGSGEGASGFIARASSGTGGGNIEVRLDAVDGPKVGTVHVEGTGGWNNFIDAGSLLKDEQGTTSSVTGVHDVYLVFKKTNDDYLFNLNWFKFTKSDPTKTDAYAKLQAENFASSDGLGVDGSGQFADGIHNNAYASYSGIDFGSGAAGITLHLASGNQGGSVEVKLDSLDGPSVGEIDIPALGSWDNWVDIASIIDDTKAVGIHDVYLIFHGADGNDYPCNLDWFTFSSIKGKARDAYSKLEAENFTNAVNVGTENGGNQTYLAGVYGPNNPYAMYNYIDFGDVSPTEFHIQAASATSGGTIEARIDGMNGPVIATAKVSGTGGWQTFKVFDGEVTAAAPVTGRHLVYLMFKGNDWLYNFDKFTFGDPSVFTAAPPVTEPVNDHIAPGDVENVNVIRNNSEMTVKWDGPYDIDADVVHVALLHDGEQVGDVREVKRGIQTAVFNDIKDDQVYSLRISAADKSGNESTGITVLAKVAPVYSLTVNGVALTEGAAVEDDGYIRFQAANGPSAIVKAILTFDGKTYPVTSNASNESSIALAGQLGARTVTVEVEDAAGNKLKKTITIQVKTSIGSLNNLVARYKAANEISNSLASQLTNSLDQAQHQLDKGKRDQAEKFINKFIDQVNKEKKNNVSDKAKAVFITDGQSILASL from the coding sequence TTGACCAGTACGATCAGAATAACCAAGCTTATTGTTCTACCTATTGCACTTGCGCTTTCGATTGCTCCGTTAATGCCTAGTGGAATCCCGCATGCTCATGCCTTTGAAGCCGCGGATGCCCAGACAGCGATTGAGTCGTATAACGCTGCTTTCTGGGATGCAAACGCCAAGTATTTCTGGAAAACCTCTAATCATGACGGATATATGGATTTCTGGGTGGAGGCTGAGCTGTGGGAGCTTGTCATGGATGCCTATCAGAAAGCGACCGATCCGGCTCTAAAGGCGCAGCTTCGTACCCAAATTGACGATGTGTTCGACGGAGCCGTATCGAAGTATGGACAGGACTGGAAGAATAACACGTTTAACGACGATATCATGTGGTGGGCGATGGGAAGCGCCAGAGCCTATCAGATTACGAATGATCCGAAATACCTCGAGAGAGCGGAATATTATTTTAACTATGTGTATGATACGCAGTGGGACGACGAGTTTGCCGGGGGCGGCATCTGGTGGAAGAGCGATGACCGTACGACGAAGAATGCTTGCATTAACTTCCCTGCTGCCGAAGCTGCTGTATTCTTATATAACGCGACGCATAACGATCGCTACAAGGATGCCGCCGAGAAAATCTACCGTTGGGGAAAAACCATGCTGACGGATGGAAAGGGTAAAGTGTTCGACCGTATCGAGACGCAAAATGGGTCGATTCCAGATGCGACTCACTATAACCAAGGTACGTTTATCGGAGCGGCCACGGGTCTCTATCAAGTAACAGGCGACAACGTGTATCTGGATGACGCGATCGCCGCAGCTAAGTTTACGAAAGAGAAGCTGGTAGATGAGAATAAGCTGCTGCGCTATGAAGGTCCTAACGGCGACTTAAAAGGCGGCAAGACGATACTTGTTCGTAATCTCGGGTATCTTCAACAGGCTGTTAATGCCCGCGAGGAGAGCACTTACAAGTCATTTGCAGACAGCTATAACGAATGGCTAGCCTTTAATACGGATATGGCATGGAGCCACAGGAATAATACCAATCTAGTGGATGGCAACTGGGCGGGGCAGCAGCTCTCCGGAACGTTCGAAGCTTGGAGCTCTGCAGCAGCAGTGGAAGCGTTAACGGTGCTCAAGCCGCATAATAATGTACTCGTCTATACACGCAAGGATCCGTACAACAAGATCGAAGCAGAGAACTTCAATATCGTGAACGGTCCGGGAATGGAAGGCAGCATAGAAGGCTCGCTTCAGCTTGGCGGCATTAAGGATGGCTATTATGCAGCTTATAAAAATGTGGATTTTGGTTCGGGAGAAGGTGCAAGCGGTTTCATTGCGCGGGCGTCGAGCGGTACAGGCGGCGGTAATATTGAAGTCAGACTTGATGCGGTTGATGGACCGAAGGTAGGCACTGTACATGTTGAAGGCACCGGCGGCTGGAACAATTTCATTGATGCCGGCTCGCTGCTGAAGGACGAGCAAGGCACGACCAGCTCAGTGACTGGCGTTCATGACGTTTATCTCGTATTCAAGAAAACGAACGATGACTATTTGTTCAATTTGAACTGGTTCAAATTTACGAAGTCCGATCCGACCAAGACCGATGCTTATGCCAAGCTGCAGGCAGAGAACTTTGCAAGCAGCGACGGGCTGGGCGTTGACGGTTCCGGGCAATTCGCGGATGGGATTCACAATAATGCCTATGCCTCATATAGCGGGATTGATTTTGGCTCCGGTGCGGCAGGTATTACGTTACACCTCGCAAGCGGTAATCAAGGCGGCTCCGTAGAAGTGAAGCTCGACAGCCTGGACGGTCCGTCGGTTGGCGAGATCGACATACCGGCACTCGGCAGCTGGGATAATTGGGTCGATATCGCCTCGATAATCGACGATACGAAGGCTGTTGGCATTCATGATGTATATCTGATCTTCCATGGAGCTGACGGCAACGACTATCCGTGCAATCTGGACTGGTTCACTTTCTCATCTATTAAAGGTAAGGCAAGGGATGCTTACAGCAAGCTGGAGGCGGAGAATTTCACGAACGCCGTTAATGTAGGTACGGAGAACGGCGGTAATCAGACGTACTTAGCAGGCGTGTATGGTCCTAATAATCCTTACGCGATGTACAACTATATCGATTTTGGCGATGTAAGTCCGACCGAATTCCACATTCAAGCAGCAAGTGCTACAAGCGGCGGCACCATCGAGGCGCGCATCGACGGCATGAACGGGCCGGTAATAGCGACGGCTAAGGTAAGCGGAACAGGTGGCTGGCAGACATTCAAAGTGTTTGATGGCGAAGTCACGGCTGCGGCTCCTGTAACGGGCAGGCATCTCGTTTATCTCATGTTCAAAGGCAATGACTGGTTATACAACTTTGACAAATTCACCTTTGGTGATCCATCCGTGTTTACGGCGGCGCCTCCTGTGACTGAGCCTGTCAATGATCATATCGCACCAGGTGATGTAGAGAACGTGAACGTGATCCGTAATAACAGCGAGATGACTGTGAAATGGGATGGCCCGTATGATATTGATGCTGACGTTGTGCACGTCGCGCTGCTTCATGACGGAGAGCAGGTAGGTGATGTCCGTGAAGTGAAGCGCGGGATTCAGACGGCCGTATTTAATGACATTAAAGACGATCAGGTCTATTCGCTTCGGATCAGCGCCGCTGACAAATCCGGCAATGAATCGACAGGCATTACTGTACTAGCGAAGGTTGCGCCCGTCTATTCCTTGACTGTGAATGGAGTAGCTTTAACGGAAGGCGCGGCGGTAGAAGATGACGGTTATATCCGCTTCCAAGCAGCGAATGGCCCGAGTGCGATCGTTAAAGCCATTCTGACCTTTGACGGCAAAACTTACCCAGTAACGTCCAACGCTTCGAATGAAAGCAGTATCGCGCTTGCCGGCCAGTTAGGGGCAAGAACCGTGACGGTCGAAGTTGAGGATGCAGCAGGGAACAAGCTGAAGAAGACAATTACCATTCAAGTTAAGACGAGCATCGGTAGTCTGAACAATCTCGTTGCCAGGTACAAGGCTGCTAACGAAATCAGCAATTCACTGGCTTCGCAGTTGACGAACAGTCTGGATCAGGCGCAGCATCAGTTGGATAAGGGCAAGCGCGATCAAGCGGAGAAGTTTATAAACAAATTCATCGATCAGGTTAATAAGGAGAAGAAGAATAACGTTTCGGATAAAGCGAAGGCCGTATTCATCACGGACGGTCAGTCAATTCTTGCAAGCCTATAG
- a CDS encoding S9 family peptidase — MEDFTFSPDETQLVFSTNITGKYNLWAMDMPNRFPYQIAFADESCSGLQYDEQGRYVLVGYDKDGNENTQLYAIPPRGGHLQPLRATPGERHLFIALSKDGERLYYNSTKGNSTYWNSYCYHLQTDQEQTLTSGSDAVTALVQVSHSETSFAYVKVYSNTYQLLYIRVGNEDLLVTPKTDEEHAVTAAVYTTEDEIYLLTNYDSDYSYLASFNLKTKVFSKVCSLEHVDMSALEYDKLRKRLYIVGSKGVENFIYCYRESELSHISAPVSIISKLSVSKQGNLYILGERATRPKNVFKKTIDGDWEELTFLRVPCVEEEQLIEPEVVSYQSFDGTAIEALYYQAKSDVDNEHLIVWPHGGPQHADRKTFRPLFQFLLNRGYSIFSPNFRGSTGYGQQFKKMVEGDWGHGPRQDILSGIEWMIEQGNAKADKLFIMGGSYGGYMSLLMIGRHPGYFKACVDMFGPSSLFTLIDSSPDYWKPMMARWIGDPIRDKVKLTEDSPINYVDDMVTPLFVVQGANDPRVTRGESDQIVKALETKGVKVDYVLMENEGHGFSKKENELYVYRRIVDFFNAFI; from the coding sequence GTGGAAGATTTCACATTCAGTCCCGATGAAACACAGCTTGTTTTTAGTACAAACATAACGGGTAAGTACAACTTATGGGCCATGGACATGCCCAATCGCTTCCCCTATCAAATCGCATTTGCAGATGAGAGCTGCAGTGGACTTCAGTACGATGAACAAGGTCGTTATGTCTTGGTAGGATATGATAAGGACGGCAATGAGAATACGCAGCTTTATGCTATCCCGCCGAGAGGTGGGCACTTACAACCTTTGCGAGCCACACCAGGTGAACGTCATTTATTCATAGCTTTATCGAAAGACGGCGAACGACTCTACTACAATTCTACCAAGGGAAATTCAACGTATTGGAACTCCTATTGCTATCACTTGCAAACAGATCAAGAACAGACACTCACGAGTGGCAGCGACGCAGTAACTGCCCTGGTTCAAGTAAGCCATTCCGAAACTTCATTCGCATATGTGAAGGTATATTCGAATACATACCAATTGCTCTATATAAGAGTTGGCAACGAAGACCTGCTTGTGACGCCAAAAACTGACGAAGAGCACGCCGTAACGGCAGCCGTATACACGACCGAAGATGAGATCTATTTGCTTACGAATTACGACTCCGATTATTCCTATTTGGCTTCGTTCAACTTAAAGACCAAGGTGTTCTCCAAAGTATGCAGTCTTGAACATGTAGACATGTCCGCGCTCGAATATGACAAATTAAGAAAACGATTGTATATCGTGGGATCAAAAGGAGTCGAAAACTTCATCTATTGCTATCGTGAAAGTGAACTTTCACACATTAGCGCACCTGTGAGCATCATAAGCAAGCTATCCGTTTCAAAACAAGGGAATTTGTATATTTTAGGAGAGCGAGCGACACGCCCCAAAAATGTATTTAAGAAAACAATAGATGGCGATTGGGAGGAACTCACGTTTCTCAGAGTGCCATGCGTGGAAGAAGAACAATTGATTGAGCCTGAAGTCGTATCCTATCAATCGTTTGATGGGACTGCTATAGAGGCGCTTTATTACCAGGCCAAATCAGATGTCGATAATGAACACCTCATTGTCTGGCCGCACGGTGGGCCGCAGCACGCGGATCGCAAAACATTTCGACCGCTATTTCAATTTTTGTTGAATAGAGGATATAGCATCTTTTCTCCCAATTTCAGAGGTTCAACAGGGTATGGCCAGCAATTTAAGAAAATGGTTGAAGGAGATTGGGGACATGGTCCGAGACAGGACATACTCTCAGGCATCGAATGGATGATTGAGCAAGGAAATGCGAAAGCAGATAAATTGTTCATCATGGGCGGAAGCTACGGCGGGTACATGTCATTGTTGATGATTGGACGCCACCCGGGATATTTCAAGGCATGTGTGGACATGTTTGGTCCTAGCAGCTTATTTACTCTAATTGATTCGTCGCCCGATTATTGGAAGCCAATGATGGCTCGTTGGATCGGTGATCCAATACGAGACAAAGTGAAGCTTACAGAGGATTCACCGATTAACTACGTAGATGATATGGTTACGCCTCTCTTTGTCGTTCAAGGCGCGAATGATCCAAGGGTTACGCGTGGCGAATCGGATCAAATTGTGAAGGCGCTTGAGACGAAAGGAGTAAAGGTCGATTACGTTCTAATGGAGAACGAGGGGCACGGATTTTCCAAGAAAGAGAATGAGTTGTACGTCTATCGGAGAATTGTAGACTTCTTTAATGCGTTTATATAA
- a CDS encoding DUF3895 domain-containing protein yields MLILTVEQRDEMLARLSEEQQSYLLDQMTRGRRTIFANAMAKEKGAHVPADAEPEDIEILLNEWIYKGYIDAGKVSPELKCECGRSLRYQHHVQHKSSGQVMKFGIEHLKEHLGIDASIVAVIIKGFDAVDYELDEMLLKIENGWQIDPELIQADMTPEIMVPLSLGLPLLDKQIRKLKQRAAQKLQPAAAERPIIVPQPVKPAITDIFSWQEDAAAAAQKVDDFELPYELQGPTRKFLESRVKSARVICELLIENHRAPSARFITNKPKMFLPVCRYIESLKGIQLQSANSDDRYYSF; encoded by the coding sequence ATGTTGATTTTAACAGTGGAACAACGCGATGAAATGCTAGCCCGACTTAGTGAAGAACAGCAAAGTTATCTCTTGGATCAAATGACTCGGGGCCGTCGAACGATATTCGCCAATGCGATGGCAAAAGAAAAGGGAGCGCATGTTCCAGCGGATGCAGAACCGGAAGATATTGAAATTCTTCTGAATGAATGGATCTACAAAGGCTATATCGACGCTGGGAAAGTAAGCCCGGAGTTAAAGTGTGAGTGCGGCAGATCACTGCGCTACCAGCATCATGTGCAGCACAAATCGAGCGGGCAGGTTATGAAATTTGGCATTGAACATCTCAAGGAACATCTAGGTATCGATGCTTCCATAGTTGCGGTCATAATTAAGGGCTTTGATGCGGTAGACTACGAGCTGGATGAAATGCTGCTGAAAATCGAGAATGGCTGGCAGATCGATCCAGAGCTCATTCAAGCGGATATGACGCCAGAGATAATGGTGCCGTTATCGCTTGGTCTACCACTCCTGGATAAACAGATTCGGAAGCTGAAGCAGCGAGCCGCACAGAAGCTTCAACCAGCAGCTGCGGAGAGACCGATTATCGTTCCACAACCGGTCAAACCCGCAATCACCGATATTTTTTCTTGGCAGGAGGACGCGGCAGCAGCAGCGCAAAAGGTGGATGATTTTGAGCTGCCCTATGAGCTGCAGGGGCCAACACGAAAGTTTCTGGAGAGCCGGGTCAAGAGTGCGCGCGTAATCTGCGAGCTGCTCATCGAGAATCATCGTGCGCCGTCTGCGCGCTTCATTACCAATAAACCCAAAATGTTTCTACCCGTTTGCAGATACATCGAAAGCCTGAAAGGAATACAGCTTCAATCCGCTAATTCAGATGATCGCTATTATTCCTTCTAA
- a CDS encoding TetR/AcrR family transcriptional regulator has protein sequence MTSKDDASLNRKEQILDAAATLFAESGYYKTTTAKVAEAVGVTQPYVFHFFKTKESLYLAVLERAYQRILYAFTSVQAPPEHLQETMGNAFIELLADHRDEILLIMMAYSTPEPAIRDHTRSQFEMIYDRVLNRFTQAGLSEPQQKASSFIGFGLLIAMSETLDLPYLCRWRDKNSEKHDHH, from the coding sequence ATGACATCCAAAGACGACGCGTCCTTAAACCGCAAAGAACAGATTCTTGATGCTGCCGCGACCCTCTTTGCAGAAAGCGGCTATTATAAGACGACGACCGCGAAAGTCGCAGAGGCCGTTGGCGTTACCCAGCCTTACGTATTTCATTTCTTTAAGACGAAAGAGTCGTTATATCTTGCTGTCCTGGAGCGTGCCTATCAGCGAATTCTGTATGCATTCACCTCCGTGCAAGCGCCGCCGGAACATCTGCAGGAAACGATGGGCAATGCCTTTATCGAGCTGCTGGCCGATCATCGGGACGAAATCCTGTTGATTATGATGGCCTATTCGACTCCTGAGCCTGCGATCCGTGATCATACGCGCAGTCAATTCGAGATGATTTACGATCGTGTCTTGAATCGGTTTACGCAAGCCGGTCTTAGTGAGCCCCAGCAGAAAGCTAGCAGCTTCATCGGCTTCGGTCTCTTGATTGCAATGTCGGAAACGCTTGATCTCCCCTATCTGTGCCGATGGCGGGATAAGAATTCCGAGAAGCACGACCATCACTGA
- a CDS encoding MFS transporter yields the protein MFTSSRVKLLTITCAALFMAMLDNLVIGVALPAIQKSFQASISDLEWFMNAYTLAFSVLLIPFSVLGERFGRKRMFLTGIALFTIGSALSGTSESSIQLIMSRALQGIGGAAVVPLSLTLVNSAFPPEKRAVALGIWSGISGLGLSVGPLVGGLIVNGAPWQLIFWVNVPVGVVAFLLGMRWLPEARGERKPINILSILLLGAGLFGIVFGLERGNNDGWDSALVLAYLIGGVVLLALFYLWERTRRHPLIRFELFRRSKYTGLVLAGFWMNAGIFCAIFLLTLFLQQAQGNSALGAGVREMVWTGCTMLAAPLAGLAVGKIGTRTVLLTGLLLQGGALLGFGLQILDLGVDFPFGYMVPFMMMAGTGMGLSFTPLSHGILSSVPESAAGEASGVNNAMRELGGVFGIAIGGLVFQSGAVIQSPADFGDHIVPALFTGAAMTLLSILSVVAFYSRSKQSARHVQAVNEMG from the coding sequence TTGTTTACTTCATCTCGCGTCAAACTGCTCACCATCACCTGTGCAGCGTTATTCATGGCGATGCTCGACAATCTCGTCATCGGTGTCGCGCTGCCCGCAATTCAGAAATCATTTCAAGCCAGCATCTCCGACCTGGAATGGTTCATGAACGCTTATACCCTCGCGTTCTCCGTTCTGCTTATCCCTTTCAGCGTCCTTGGCGAACGCTTCGGACGAAAGCGGATGTTCTTAACCGGCATTGCGCTGTTCACGATTGGCTCCGCCCTCTCGGGTACCAGCGAAAGCTCCATACAGCTGATAATGTCCCGCGCCTTGCAAGGAATCGGTGGCGCTGCGGTCGTACCGCTTAGCCTGACGCTTGTCAATTCCGCATTTCCGCCGGAAAAGAGAGCGGTCGCGCTTGGAATTTGGTCTGGCATTTCCGGCCTCGGGTTGTCGGTCGGTCCGCTGGTCGGCGGTCTGATCGTAAACGGCGCTCCTTGGCAGTTAATCTTCTGGGTCAATGTCCCCGTCGGTGTCGTAGCATTCTTACTTGGCATGCGCTGGCTTCCTGAAGCACGCGGTGAACGCAAACCGATCAACATCCTCAGCATTTTACTTCTGGGAGCCGGTCTATTCGGTATCGTATTCGGCCTTGAACGCGGCAATAACGATGGTTGGGATTCGGCTCTCGTTCTTGCCTATCTGATTGGCGGAGTGGTGCTGCTAGCGCTGTTCTATCTGTGGGAACGTACCCGCCGACATCCGCTGATTCGCTTTGAACTCTTCCGTCGTTCGAAGTACACCGGCCTTGTTCTGGCTGGCTTCTGGATGAATGCTGGCATCTTCTGCGCCATCTTCCTGCTCACGTTATTCCTTCAGCAAGCACAGGGCAATTCCGCGCTCGGCGCCGGCGTACGTGAGATGGTATGGACCGGCTGTACCATGCTGGCCGCGCCGCTAGCCGGTCTGGCGGTCGGGAAGATCGGCACACGTACCGTTCTGCTTACCGGACTACTGCTCCAAGGTGGCGCGCTGCTCGGGTTTGGCCTGCAAATTCTCGACCTCGGCGTCGATTTTCCGTTCGGCTACATGGTTCCATTCATGATGATGGCCGGAACCGGCATGGGACTAAGCTTCACGCCGCTCTCGCATGGCATTCTCTCTTCGGTGCCTGAATCAGCCGCTGGCGAAGCAAGCGGCGTGAATAACGCGATGCGCGAGCTCGGAGGCGTCTTCGGCATCGCTATCGGCGGCCTTGTCTTTCAATCCGGCGCTGTCATCCAGTCACCGGCCGACTTCGGTGACCACATCGTGCCGGCACTCTTCACCGGCGCAGCCATGACATTGCTCAGCATCCTCAGCGTTGTCGCTTTTTATAGCAGAAGCAAGCAGTCGGCGCGTCATGTGCAAGCTGTTAATGAGATGGGTTAA
- a CDS encoding phosphotriesterase family protein: protein MLQTVTGLVTAQEAGRILEHEHVLVGFVEDGKLTPAMYDRDEVVASILPNLLTLKQAGCSTMVDCAPEYLGRDPYILRRLSELSGVHLITNTGFYKKPYLPSFVYEISERDLAEIWIREARYGIGESGVYPGYIKIALNDGTEIDETQKKILGAAMRTSLETGLPIQCHTIGSEVALHAYEIMKIAQFDQERFIWVHAQTFKVTDVYKQLAEAGGWISIDSILPGTYNEHVELLGQLLDCGIGNRVLLSQDTGWYNVGQHNGGNIHPYHHLFTDFFPAAAAGGLESQWLEECVTSHAFQAMSMRA from the coding sequence ATGTTGCAAACGGTTACAGGTCTAGTTACCGCACAGGAAGCGGGACGAATATTGGAGCATGAGCATGTGCTCGTAGGGTTTGTGGAGGACGGGAAGCTTACACCGGCTATGTATGATCGTGACGAGGTGGTTGCATCCATTCTTCCGAATTTGCTTACGTTGAAGCAGGCAGGCTGCAGCACCATGGTCGACTGTGCACCGGAGTACTTAGGGCGGGACCCTTATATTCTGCGGCGGCTGTCGGAACTATCTGGTGTACATTTGATAACGAACACCGGATTTTATAAGAAGCCGTATCTACCTTCATTCGTCTATGAAATATCGGAACGTGACCTGGCTGAAATATGGATACGGGAAGCGCGGTACGGCATTGGAGAGAGCGGAGTGTACCCGGGTTATATCAAGATCGCCCTTAATGACGGAACGGAAATCGACGAAACCCAGAAGAAAATTCTCGGAGCAGCAATGCGAACCTCGCTGGAAACAGGTCTGCCGATACAGTGTCATACGATAGGCTCGGAAGTTGCGCTGCACGCCTACGAGATTATGAAGATAGCACAGTTCGATCAGGAGCGGTTCATTTGGGTGCATGCGCAAACATTCAAAGTCACGGATGTATATAAGCAGCTGGCCGAGGCAGGGGGCTGGATTTCGATCGATTCCATTCTGCCGGGAACTTATAATGAGCATGTCGAGCTGCTAGGTCAGCTGCTGGATTGCGGAATTGGCAACCGAGTACTGCTGTCTCAGGATACAGGCTGGTACAATGTCGGACAGCACAATGGTGGCAATATCCATCCGTATCATCACTTATTTACTGATTTCTTCCCAGCAGCAGCGGCCGGTGGTCTTGAATCACAGTGGCTTGAAGAATGCGTTACGAGTCATGCCTTTCAAGCTATGAGCATGCGAGCTTAA